The following coding sequences are from one Streptomyces sp. NBC_01232 window:
- a CDS encoding YihY/virulence factor BrkB family protein: MTDIFRTAPRRAGAPAAPAARVRAALRRTAVHVWTENLTDHAAALTYYAVLALLPALVIAVSLVGLLGEATRDRLIAEIASYAPPQSAQVLSDALGGLSAERTSMWALLISGVLSALWSACSYLAVFRRALHTMYRVPDTRPPLRAAHTLLMTALLLVLLFVGAVGLLVSGPLAHWVVRATGGGGPDGIVLLRWPVQLVVVTLLVLIVFRTGPARIRGTRRGPGGPALAGRLGALHAVHGAGHVRPALRLAGQCGGLPRLALVRQPGPAHRGPVQRRAGAGARRPAGARREGDPVTRANGRFTDAPVRVPPAGDLKVTGSEALRACAGRCTVTGRPVRTHALHVGQREAA; encoded by the coding sequence GTGACCGACATTTTCCGCACCGCACCACGCCGAGCCGGTGCGCCCGCCGCCCCCGCGGCGCGCGTCCGCGCCGCGCTGCGGCGTACGGCCGTCCACGTGTGGACCGAGAACCTCACCGACCACGCCGCGGCCCTCACCTATTACGCCGTCCTCGCGCTCCTCCCCGCGCTCGTCATCGCGGTCTCCCTCGTGGGGCTGCTGGGCGAGGCGACACGGGACCGGCTGATCGCCGAGATCGCCTCGTACGCACCGCCCCAGTCGGCGCAGGTGCTCAGCGACGCACTCGGTGGCCTGTCGGCGGAGCGGACCTCGATGTGGGCCCTGCTGATCAGCGGTGTGCTCAGCGCCCTGTGGTCGGCGTGCAGCTATCTGGCCGTCTTCCGCCGGGCCCTGCACACGATGTACCGGGTGCCCGACACCCGGCCCCCGCTCCGTGCGGCCCACACCCTGCTGATGACCGCCCTGCTGCTGGTCCTGCTCTTCGTGGGCGCCGTGGGACTGCTCGTGTCGGGGCCGCTGGCCCACTGGGTCGTACGGGCGACGGGCGGGGGCGGCCCGGACGGCATCGTGCTGCTGCGCTGGCCCGTGCAGCTGGTGGTCGTCACCCTCCTGGTGCTGATCGTCTTCCGCACCGGCCCGGCCCGGATCAGGGGCACCCGGCGGGGTCCTGGCGGCCCTGCTCTGGCTGGCCGCCTCGGGGCTCTTCACGCTGTACACGGAGCTGGACACGTACGGCCGGCTCTACGGCTCGCTGGCCAGTGTGGTGGTCTTCCTCGTCTGGCTCTGGTTCGCCAACCTGGCCCTGCTCACCGGGGCCCAGTTCAACGCCGAGCGGGCGCGGGAGCCCGCCGCCCGGCCGGTGCCCGGCGCGAGGGCGACCCGGTGACGCGGGCGAATGGGCGTTTCACGGACGCCCCCGTCCGGGTACCCCCGGCCGGTGACCTCAAGGTCACCGGCTCGGAAGCGCTCCGCGCGTGCGCCGGCCGGTGCACAGTGACGGGACGTCCGGTGCGCACGCACGCACTCCACGTCGGACAGAGGGAGGCAGCATGA
- a CDS encoding CsbD family protein, protein MSGKEKSRAKAEQAKGKLKETAGRAVGNERMTAEGRSEMAKGDARQAKEKVKDVFKR, encoded by the coding sequence GTGTCGGGTAAGGAGAAGAGCCGGGCCAAGGCCGAGCAGGCCAAGGGAAAGCTCAAGGAGACGGCAGGCCGCGCGGTGGGCAATGAACGAATGACCGCGGAGGGCCGCTCCGAAATGGCCAAGGGCGATGCCCGCCAGGCCAAGGAGAAGGTCAAGGATGTCTTCAAGCGCTGA
- a CDS encoding VanZ family protein, whose amino-acid sequence MTWSHARRRVEESEESEERATTATGRQRRPAHPVVRALAMLLAFVGTVLFSAVLARLTLEPSAASADLVHSNVRPGHSISAYLDGTSTIEALRQLGGNLLLGLPFGVLLPVLLPPARGLLRVAAVTVVLMTLVELTQGALITGRVFDIDDVILNTAGALIGYLLIGLRLGRAVHPRRRHWWNR is encoded by the coding sequence ATGACATGGAGCCACGCGCGGCGGCGCGTCGAGGAGTCCGAGGAGTCCGAGGAACGGGCCACGACGGCCACCGGGCGGCAACGCCGTCCGGCCCATCCGGTCGTCCGGGCGCTGGCCATGCTGCTGGCCTTCGTCGGGACCGTCCTGTTCAGTGCGGTGCTGGCCCGGCTGACGCTGGAACCGTCCGCCGCCTCGGCGGACCTCGTGCACAGCAATGTCCGGCCCGGACATTCGATCAGCGCCTACCTGGACGGGACATCGACGATCGAGGCACTGCGCCAGCTGGGCGGGAACCTGCTGCTGGGGCTGCCGTTCGGGGTGCTCCTGCCCGTCCTGCTGCCCCCGGCCCGGGGGCTGCTGCGGGTCGCGGCGGTGACGGTCGTCCTGATGACCCTGGTGGAGCTCACCCAGGGCGCCCTCATCACGGGGCGCGTCTTCGACATCGACGACGTCATCCTCAACACGGCCGGGGCGCTCATCGGCTACCTGCTGATCGGCCTGCGGCTGGGGCGGGCGGTGCACCCGCGCCGCAGGCACTGGTGGAACCGCTGA
- a CDS encoding flavin reductase family protein: MAETDLDAFAEVLGGPVYVVTVAAGGERSGCLVGFASQCSIRPPRFMVWLSVRNHTYRVARGASHLAVHVLDRGGQPLAELFGGETGDEVDKFGRVDWRPSADGSPVLSGARAWFVGRIEARTDGGDHVGFLLAPTEVCPPVRPAPVLLRYGDVKDIDPGHPA, translated from the coding sequence GTGGCGGAGACGGACCTGGACGCGTTCGCCGAAGTCCTGGGCGGCCCCGTGTACGTGGTCACCGTGGCGGCCGGGGGCGAGCGGTCGGGCTGCCTCGTGGGCTTCGCCTCGCAGTGCTCGATCCGGCCGCCGCGCTTCATGGTGTGGCTCTCCGTGCGCAACCACACCTACCGTGTGGCGCGCGGTGCCTCGCACCTGGCGGTGCACGTGCTGGACCGCGGCGGGCAGCCGCTGGCCGAGCTGTTCGGCGGGGAGACGGGCGACGAGGTGGACAAATTCGGGCGGGTCGACTGGCGGCCCAGCGCCGACGGCAGCCCGGTGCTGAGCGGAGCCCGCGCCTGGTTCGTCGGCCGGATCGAGGCACGGACCGACGGGGGCGATCACGTCGGCTTCCTCCTGGCACCCACCGAGGTCTGCCCACCGGTCCGGCCCGCCCCCGTGCTGTTGCGGTACGGCGACGTCAAGGACATCGACCCCGGGCACCCGGCTTGA
- a CDS encoding DUF1206 domain-containing protein codes for MRSAQAEKGVRAASRGGRAREVTARCGLLARGVLYVLVGVLALRVALGDSGGKEADRQGALQELAGRSFGSVLVWAVAIGLVGMMLWRLSEAVFGAAGPDGDKVTKRLAAAGRTVFYAVVAFSVLSFAAGGNARSGDQQSRDVTAQAMDLPAGRWLVGAAGLGIAVAGVVIAVQAARRTFRKHLAMGGVSERWRKAVDFLGVAGGLARGALFAAVGGFVVFAAVRYDPAQAKGIDDTLRSFTQTPAGPWLLVVVAVGLILFGAFSWAMARWREV; via the coding sequence ATGCGAAGCGCGCAGGCGGAAAAGGGCGTCCGGGCAGCGTCCCGCGGCGGCAGGGCGCGGGAGGTCACGGCGCGCTGCGGGCTGCTGGCACGCGGGGTGCTGTACGTACTGGTCGGGGTGCTGGCCCTGCGCGTCGCCCTCGGTGACTCCGGGGGCAAGGAGGCCGACCGGCAGGGCGCCCTGCAGGAGCTCGCCGGCAGGTCGTTCGGCAGCGTTCTCGTCTGGGCCGTGGCCATCGGGCTCGTGGGAATGATGCTGTGGCGGCTGTCGGAGGCCGTCTTCGGTGCGGCCGGGCCGGACGGGGACAAGGTGACGAAGCGGCTGGCCGCGGCGGGACGGACCGTCTTCTACGCCGTGGTCGCCTTCTCCGTCCTGTCCTTCGCGGCGGGCGGAAACGCTCGCTCCGGAGACCAGCAGTCACGCGATGTGACGGCGCAGGCGATGGACCTGCCCGCCGGGCGGTGGCTGGTGGGCGCGGCCGGCCTGGGCATCGCCGTGGCCGGCGTGGTCATCGCGGTGCAGGCGGCGCGGCGTACCTTCCGCAAGCATCTCGCCATGGGCGGGGTCTCGGAGCGGTGGCGCAAGGCGGTCGACTTCCTGGGGGTGGCCGGCGGCCTGGCCCGGGGCGCCCTCTTCGCGGCGGTCGGCGGCTTCGTCGTGTTCGCCGCGGTGCGCTACGACCCGGCGCAGGCCAAGGGCATCGACGACACCCTGAGGTCCTTCACCCAGACGCCGGCGGGGCCGTGGCTGCTGGTCGTGGTCGCCGTCGGGCTGATCCTCTTCGGGGCGTTCTCCTGGGCGATGGCCCGCTGGCGCGAGGTCTGA
- a CDS encoding DUF4230 domain-containing protein produces METSSDRPGGARRPWWGRIAVGLAVVVVLLVLVERFSLVPGFGGLFGAQTRDRSGPALLKSLQDMHRYEAAVGNFQVVVDLEKDAAFLPDAIRGTRTLYVGAGTVGGYVDMGGLGEQSVTVNGDRTEATVRLPRPVLGTAALDPERSYAVSKQRGLLDRIGDLFSDNPAGEQAVQKLAAQHIGEAARDSGLAERAEKNTTAMLKGLLHSLGFRTVHVTYQ; encoded by the coding sequence ATGGAAACCTCTTCGGATCGGCCGGGCGGCGCGCGTCGCCCGTGGTGGGGGCGCATCGCCGTCGGCCTGGCGGTGGTCGTCGTACTGCTCGTGCTCGTGGAGCGCTTCAGCCTGGTGCCGGGGTTCGGCGGACTGTTCGGTGCGCAGACCCGCGACCGCTCCGGCCCCGCGCTGCTCAAGTCACTGCAGGACATGCACCGTTACGAGGCCGCCGTCGGCAACTTCCAGGTGGTCGTGGACCTGGAGAAGGACGCGGCGTTCCTGCCGGATGCGATCCGGGGGACGCGCACCCTGTACGTCGGGGCCGGCACGGTCGGCGGTTACGTGGACATGGGCGGCCTCGGCGAGCAGAGCGTCACGGTGAACGGAGACCGGACCGAGGCCACCGTCCGGCTGCCGCGCCCGGTGCTCGGGACCGCCGCTCTGGATCCGGAACGCTCGTACGCGGTGTCCAAGCAGCGCGGCCTGCTGGACCGGATCGGCGATCTGTTCTCCGACAACCCGGCCGGTGAGCAGGCCGTGCAGAAGCTCGCCGCGCAGCACATCGGCGAGGCGGCCCGCGACAGCGGTCTCGCGGAGCGCGCCGAGAAGAACACGACGGCGATGCTGAAGGGGCTGCTGCACTCCCTCGGCTTCCGCACCGTGCACGTCACGTACCAGTAG
- a CDS encoding DUF6328 family protein: MTEHARDGRRESVEERADRQWQELIQEIRVAQTGVQILFGFLLTVAFTAHFQGLPQTDKVIYIVTVMLGALATGALIGPVSFHRIVSGRQIKPEAVAWASRLTFIGLILLLATCTSALLLVLRVATHNAVVPWLVAGVLAWYLLCWFVLPLWARVRYTAAD, from the coding sequence ATGACCGAGCATGCCCGGGACGGGCGCAGGGAGAGCGTGGAGGAGCGCGCCGACCGCCAGTGGCAGGAGCTCATCCAGGAGATCCGCGTCGCGCAGACGGGCGTACAGATCCTCTTCGGATTCCTGCTGACCGTCGCCTTCACCGCGCACTTCCAAGGACTGCCGCAGACCGACAAGGTGATCTACATCGTCACCGTGATGCTCGGCGCACTGGCGACGGGGGCCCTCATCGGTCCCGTCTCCTTCCACCGCATCGTCTCGGGCCGGCAGATCAAGCCCGAGGCGGTCGCATGGGCCTCGCGCCTGACCTTCATCGGGCTGATCCTGCTCCTGGCCACCTGCACCTCCGCCCTGCTGCTCGTGCTGAGGGTGGCCACCCACAACGCCGTCGTGCCGTGGCTGGTCGCGGGGGTCCTGGCCTGGTACCTGCTGTGCTGGTTCGTGCTCCCGCTCTGGGCGCGCGTGCGCTACACCGCGGCGGACTGA
- a CDS encoding glutamate--cysteine ligase, producing MRSVGVEEELLLVDATTGEPLAVSGAVLEDAHRCSGECSRSGGVQEHVFEPELQREQVEFATKPVTEMGELHEEILRWRAEASRHAATAGALVAALGTSPLPVRPSLSAGKRYKWISEQFGLTAQEQLTCGCHVHVSVESDEEGVAVLDRIRPWLATLIAMSANSPFWQGADSGYGSYRSRVWNRLPSAGPVDVFGSADRYHEQVRAMVRTGVLRDEGMIYFDARLSAVYPTVEVRVADVCLEARTTVLLAALVRALVETAARSWRAGEPPARVGTDLLRLAGWRAGRSGLDGPLLDPRTMGEIAPGDAVRALHEHVREALVDHGDQERVCAEIAVLLERGNGARTQRALLSERGDLAGVVLGCADITTARPAA from the coding sequence ATGCGAAGCGTGGGCGTGGAGGAAGAGCTGCTGCTGGTGGACGCCACCACCGGTGAGCCGCTGGCGGTGTCGGGCGCGGTCCTGGAGGACGCGCACCGCTGCTCCGGGGAGTGCTCCAGGAGCGGGGGAGTGCAGGAGCACGTCTTCGAGCCGGAGCTCCAGAGGGAGCAGGTGGAGTTCGCCACCAAGCCGGTCACCGAGATGGGGGAGCTCCACGAGGAGATCCTCCGGTGGCGCGCGGAGGCGTCCCGGCATGCCGCGACCGCCGGAGCCCTCGTGGCGGCACTCGGGACCTCACCCCTGCCCGTACGGCCCTCGCTGAGCGCCGGGAAGCGGTACAAGTGGATCTCCGAGCAGTTCGGTCTCACCGCTCAGGAGCAGCTGACCTGCGGATGCCACGTCCACGTCTCGGTCGAGTCGGACGAGGAGGGCGTGGCCGTCCTCGACAGGATCCGCCCGTGGCTCGCGACCCTGATCGCGATGAGCGCGAACTCCCCGTTCTGGCAGGGCGCGGACAGCGGCTACGGAAGCTATCGGAGCCGGGTGTGGAACCGGTTGCCGTCGGCCGGGCCGGTGGACGTCTTCGGGTCCGCCGACCGCTACCACGAGCAGGTCCGCGCAATGGTGCGCACCGGTGTGCTGCGCGACGAAGGGATGATCTACTTCGACGCCCGCCTGTCGGCCGTCTACCCCACGGTGGAGGTCCGGGTCGCCGACGTGTGCCTGGAGGCGCGGACCACGGTGCTCCTGGCCGCCCTCGTCCGCGCGCTGGTCGAAACGGCCGCCCGGTCCTGGCGCGCCGGAGAGCCGCCGGCCCGCGTCGGTACGGACCTGCTGCGGCTGGCGGGCTGGCGCGCCGGCCGGTCGGGGCTGGACGGACCGCTGCTGGACCCCCGGACGATGGGGGAGATCGCGCCGGGCGACGCCGTACGGGCCCTCCACGAGCACGTCCGCGAGGCGCTCGTCGACCACGGTGACCAGGAGCGGGTGTGTGCGGAGATCGCCGTGCTCCTGGAACGCGGCAACGGCGCCCGCACGCAGCGCGCGCTGCTGAGCGAGCGGGGCGATCTCGCCGGCGTCGTCCTGGGCTGCGCGGATATCACCACGGCCAGGCCCGCCGCGTGA
- a CDS encoding ATP-binding protein → MRGHVAKGRDFTRQALLDWGWDGTETSEDTLLLVSELLTNASLHAGGCVELVLSAGEVLRIEVFDGTTTLPRRHPSPQRGLPGGHGLYIVERLSDRWGTRTHENGKAVWAEIEASRLTSGRSTGR, encoded by the coding sequence GTGCGCGGCCATGTGGCCAAGGGCCGCGACTTCACGCGCCAGGCCCTGCTGGACTGGGGCTGGGACGGGACCGAGACCTCCGAGGACACCTTGCTCCTCGTGTCCGAGCTGCTCACCAACGCGTCGCTGCACGCGGGGGGGTGCGTCGAACTCGTCCTCTCGGCCGGTGAGGTCCTGCGGATCGAGGTCTTCGACGGCACGACGACGCTGCCCCGCCGCCACCCGTCCCCGCAGCGCGGACTGCCGGGCGGCCACGGCCTCTACATCGTGGAGCGTCTTTCCGATCGCTGGGGCACCCGCACCCACGAGAACGGCAAGGCCGTCTGGGCCGAGATCGAGGCGTCGCGGCTGACCTCCGGCAGGTCCACCGGCCGCTGA
- a CDS encoding SRPBCC family protein, which translates to MSHVEEYVEVNVPVRTAYNQWTQFEEFPAFMEGVERIDQRTDTLTHWVTNVNGVQREFDAQITEQLPDRRVAWMTVEGETRQAGLVTFQPIDATTTKVVLHMNWVPEGLAESAADKLGFVKRQVAGDLRRFKLFIESRGVATGAWRGEV; encoded by the coding sequence ATGTCGCACGTCGAGGAGTACGTCGAGGTCAACGTTCCCGTACGCACGGCCTACAACCAGTGGACGCAGTTCGAGGAGTTCCCGGCCTTCATGGAGGGGGTCGAGCGCATCGACCAGCGCACGGACACGCTCACCCACTGGGTGACGAACGTGAACGGCGTGCAGCGTGAGTTCGACGCGCAGATCACCGAGCAGCTGCCGGACCGCCGCGTCGCGTGGATGACGGTGGAAGGGGAGACGCGCCAGGCGGGGCTGGTGACCTTCCAGCCGATCGACGCGACCACCACCAAGGTCGTGCTGCACATGAACTGGGTGCCCGAGGGGCTGGCCGAGAGCGCCGCCGACAAGCTCGGCTTCGTCAAGCGCCAGGTCGCCGGCGATCTGCGGCGGTTCAAGCTGTTCATCGAGTCCCGTGGAGTCGCTACGGGCGCCTGGCGGGGCGAGGTCTGA